A region from the Vespula pensylvanica isolate Volc-1 chromosome 9, ASM1446617v1, whole genome shotgun sequence genome encodes:
- the LOC122632005 gene encoding uncharacterized protein LOC122632005 isoform X2, with protein MTDPQLTNNNNNNNNNNNNNNDGEPKYLHKKFKKMATTEVTPRVEAKKESSADDKGNTDLQKKREAVKENRDFPKEALKAEASPEAETEPAESRKTGYVCPYCKLSCAKPSVLQKHIRAHTNERPYPCVPCGFAFKTKSNLYKHRRSRTHALKMEGGDSSKQVSEDSDISLSDSASNGTGTPPPPPTSTPTTTSSVVKTVKTGKIYKPKFHTALQSINNDTETSSFSSTSSSSNSSIAVISNNSTANAAKPNADRLQEHIDKIITDNRAIVDAVDPRLHKLMQRQQSMVETKQTDQPLNLSSADESSTRKRCYSESFAQEATDRTPASNNEASIIKDLLLKTRATTDAEATAEIENYVCPSCSIPYTSIDNLETHRRYYCKGPISPRRSEYQLDNEKRESEFESKSSDYYATLQPLPSPGPLLGNTRLVDAYAPPAKKQRSESVPTSLRSLEELSKYPRPNSLQMFGGEVRILDNTGETKTMRIEPRQTNSPTSEQISSNKCVTSETASIVVRSGLHSGGTMVHKPPGTPTSTQSSSISLPNTPKMLAPIIPNISTPNIAPTMSCYNYLEPHLNPLTSITAYNPLTLPQAGITSILHGGKVIPYVPGMPGPHSLTGAPAPPPPPPIDISPGVASGEVGYKVIPGVPGLHMIPQPLDLASPVKIQAPNVPGIPGPGISGGHVSIMGQPLDLASPAKETKLSFKTPSSDGLRSGGGGLTSPKVPTVKVDTSTDKYRPSRMSLTPVADLPITELDRHIKHNVPAKHKAMESPRERRELLSLEKSPNVERTYAYSNGIDAPVNSANSYAKHKYSPKSTSESRKRPSSWNIAEIEIGRTQVETLEYGSNLKYDSSPSRENGRVKINVLEGRGKVVESYSTVGETKLKSNPAVLAGAATPQSQPSAPPPPPPPPPPPPPPPTPPVILVNSDSSKSEVPSKTSVELVVKTDKSEAKSPKSGDGAKEETSVNKFLRPTSLPLKPGTFTPKKHHGITPTANTLSLISPETPRPKKSYGQLYLNGHAYTYLGLKCSTRVFYCTLNRPQPMYVTQQHGLSMYSNWKICKEAPPDLDLAHYDSRNRPLNYTTACTMREDILTHSSQRPITPTSPDSGLESDIQEKSKRIKIFDGGFESNEDYTYVRGRGRGRYVCEECGIRCKKPSMLKKHIRTHTDVRPYTCRHCAFSFKTKGNLTKHMKSKAHYKKCVELGIAPVPTTVCDENIDKEAIARLAVGGNAEESSSEEEESEGEGEESEESGSEEHEAAQSLLSLSQRNTNRLPGLLPSGRPTTYPYTLTFPSSSVTTNIISTVSSTLCSSDHGTTDQDTSLIQSEHSHRYYFPSKWTAADELRSSVIQLSKKEDSDIEVEEITDSDSRQQISQPMDLTTKQTTQQPVRSSPVPQRAMPADILTPVSEPVLLQTIVQTMERLPIQGREWKPNAEGRMLQAYLTERHVMDSKIKQQYRVGNSKIDRTMGGDRDVYPKYQDAGRSRNPENSDVPTVTYTDPTERKMQQNVIESKIKHATKQQSSDDIKMEIREKIYQNNVAMERKVYNFESIHKDKEQHAVRDIHDNNSRTNIEYGIVMNKNTNPIERTNYPVDMPSRSTPGIDRHSPKNFHSDANNRLVSIQYGNNEPPDRTSILKTMNVPNQDVRPANQEMRIPSDIRMQSQSPRNIDLRPPSRELRMPNQDYRTQAQELRLATQDYKLRGPDMQTLGAEFKQIPTDVRLSQEIVSPGNIEARQVIPDNRPPSRDMRMPEYRSEYRSQPQETRRHFEIIQSSTRESPKLQDVPRPQNIDIKNVDRSDIKHNAEMTKQTIVESIKHTVARKVVVGGPDFRSPSPTVGSAKPQAEFLQPSTGPAPNYVSVTEDGRSVCGICNKVFSKPSQLRLHINIHYFERPFRCESCAVSFRTKGHLTKHERSVSHHNKVSMTSTFGAATTSNPRPFKCTDCKIAFRIHGHLAKHLRSKMHIMKLECLGKLPFGTYAEMERSGINLNDIDTTDCDNSLTSLQILAQRLCEKDPNKMGQWDTEVVQSQPISGGETSSDEGEPISQHPMYSFPVKVTTDAEMSRPYHVPIATEDPKSMVDVHHINSQFNQQKREYGMKENANQSTVSPENSLQSYKCQVCPVSMRNVNELQVHCFVEHNIETESSTNIHGDRSANKCREKENTQKKIPAEERVVREDHNRQKIGDT; from the exons ATGACAGATCCACAGTTaactaacaacaacaataataacaacaataacaacaacaataacaacgatgGCGAGCCGAAGTATTTGCACAAGAAGTTTAAAAAGATGGCGACGACGGAGGTTACGCCTCGAGTCGAGGCAAAGAAGGAAAGCTCGGCCGATGATAAGGGGAACACCGATCTccagaaaaagagggaagcgGTCAAGGAGAACAGAGATTTTCCAAAGGAAGCCCTCAAGGCCGAGGCATCTCCCGAGGCCGAGACCGAGCCCGCGGAATCGCGAAAAACCGGATACGTTTGCCCTTACTGCAAGCTCTCCTGTGCCAAGCCAAGCGTTTTGCAGAAGCACATCAGGGCTCATACCAACGAGAGACCGTATCCTTGCGTGCCCTGCGGTTTCGCATTTAAGACCAAGTCGAATCTTTACAAGCATCGGAGATCTCGGACTCACGCTTTGAAGATGGAAGGCGGTGATAGCAGCAAG CAGGTGTCGGAGGACTCGGACATCAGCCTGTCCGACAGTGCCAGTAACGGTACAGGGACTCCACCACCTCCGCCAACGTCAACGCCCACGACGACCTCCTCCGTCGTGAAGACCGTCAAGACTGGAAAAATTTACAAGCCAAAGTTCCACACCGCCCTCCAATCGATAAACAATGACACGGAaacgtcgtcgttttcgtctaCGAGCTCTTCCAGTAATTCTTCCATAGCTGTGATCAGTAATAACAGCACCGCGAACGCTGCGAAACCGAACGCGGATAGGTTGCAGGAAcacatcgataaaattataacggACAATCGTGCGATCGTCGACGCAGTAGATCCGCGCCTTCACAAATTGATGCAACGACAGCAGAGCATGGTCGAGACTAAGCAAACCGATCAACCCTTGAATCTCTCATCGGCCGACGAATCCTCGACGAGGAAACGTTGTTACAGCGAGAGCTTCGCTCAGGAGGCTACGGATCGAACGCCGGCGAGCAACAACGAGGCGTCGATCATCAAAGATCTCCTGTTGAAAACGCGCGCAACTACCGACGCGGAGGCTACCGCGGAGATCGAGAATTACGTGTGTCCGTCGTGCAGCATACCGTATACGAGTATCGATAATCTCGAAACTCATCGACGGTATTATTGCAAGGGACCGATCAGTCCTAGGAGATCGGAGTATCAGTTGGATAACGAGAAGAGGGAATCCGAGTTCGAGTCCAAGTCTTCCGATTATTACGCTACCCTGCAGCCCCTTCCTTCGCCAGGACCTCTGTTGGGTAACACGAGACTCGTTGACGCTTACGCGCCACCCGCGAAAAAACAGCGCTCGGAGTCGGTCCCGACTAGTTTGAGATCTCTGGAAGAACTAAGCAAGTATCCGAGGCCGAACTCGTTGCAAATGTTCGGAGGGGAGGTCAGGATACTCGACAATACGGGCGAGACGAAGACCATGAGAATCGAGCCACGACAAACGAATTCACCGACGAGCGAACAGATCTCAAGCAACAAGTGCGTCACGTCGGAGACAGCTTCGATCGTGGTAAGATCGGGTCTTCATTCGGGCGGTACCATGGTGCACAAACCGCCTGGCACGCCGACCAGCACGCAGAGTTCCTCCATATCTTTGCCAAACACTCCAAAAATGTTGGCCCCCATCATACCAAACATATCAACTCCAAACATAGCACCGACGATGTCCTGCTACAACTACCTGGAACCGCATTTGAATCCATTGACGAGCATAACCGCGTACAATCCATTGACGTTGCCCCAAGCGGGTATAACGAGTATTCTTCACGGTGGTAAGGTTATTCCTTACGTACCCGGTATGCCGGGACCGCATAGCTTAACCGGTGCACCAGCCCCGCCGCCACCCCCGCCTATAGATATATCGCCTGGTGTGGCGTCCGGTGAAGTTGGATACAAAGTCATACCAGGTGTGCCGGGACTGCACATGATACCCCAACCCTTGGATCTCGCCAGTCCGGTCAAGATTCAGGCGCCCAACGTGCCTGGAATACCGGGACCTGGAATATCCGGTGGACACGTCTCGATAATGGGCCAGCCGTTGGATCTTGCTAGTCCCGCGAAGGAGACCAAGCTTAGCTTCAAAACTCCTAGCAGCGACGGTCTGAGAAGCGGCGGCGGTGGCTTGACGAGCCCCAAAGTTCCTACCGTCAAGGTCGATACTTCCACGGACAAGTATAGACCAAGTAGGATGTCTCTGACGCCTGTCGCCGACCTGCCGATAACCGAACTCGATCGTCATATCAAACACAACGTTCCTGCGAAACACAAAGCCATGGAGAGCCCCCGAGAAAGGAGAGAGTTGTTGTCTCTCGAGAAGAGTCCCAACGTCGAAAGAACCTACGCTTACTCCAACGGCATCGACGCACCCGTTAATTCAGCAAATTCGTATGCCAAGCACAAGTATTCACCCAAATCGACCTCGGAGAGCAGGAAGAGGCCCTCCAGTTGGAACATTGCCGAGATCGAGATCGGCAGAACCCAGGTCGAAACTTTAGAGTACGGCTCGAATTTGAAATACGACTCCTCGCCCTCTCGCGAAAATGGTCGTGTCAAAATTAACGTTCTCGAAGGGAGAGGCAAGGTAGTCGAAAGTTACAGCACGGTCGGTGAAACCAAATTAAAATCTAATCCTGCAGTATTAGCGGGAGCAGCAACGCCGCAGTCACAGCCGTCggcgccaccgccgccgccgccaccgccaccgccaccgccaccgccgccaaCACCACCAGTGATACTTGTGAATTCAGATTCATCCAAGTCAGAAGTGCCAAGTAAAACTTCCGTAGAATTAGTCGTTAAAACGGATAAGTCTGAAGCTAAGTCGCCGAAGAGTGGCGACGGTGCTAAAGAAGAGACCAGTGTTAATAAGTTTTTAAGACCCACTTCTTTACCGTTAAAGCCCGGAACGTTTACGCCAAAGAAACATCACGGCATAACGCCGACGGCGAACACCCTATCCCTTATAAGCCCGGAAACTCCTAGACCCAAAAAATCGTACGGACAGCTTTATTTGAATGGACACGCCTATACATATCTAGGTTTGAAGTGTTCAACGAGGGTGTTTTATTGCACCCTAAACAGACCGCAGCCGATGTACGTCACGCAGCAGCACGGTCTGTCTATGTATTCCAATTGGAAAATTTGTAAGGAAGCTCCTCCAGATTTGGATCTGGCGCATTATGACTCTAGAAACAGACCTCTTAATTATACCACCGCTTGTACCATGCGAGAAGATATTTTGACGCATTCTTCGCAGAGGCCTATCACTCCGACGAGTCCGGACAGTGGCTTGGAAAGTGATATACAAGAAAAATCCAAGAGGATTAAAATTTTCGACGGCGGTTTCGAGAGTAACGAGGATTACACGTACGTCAGGGGTCGTG GTCGCGGTCGATACGTCTGCGAAGAATGTGGCATTCGTTGTAAGAAGCCGTCGATGCTGAAAAAACATATCAGAACTCATACGGACGTACGACCGTACACTTGCAGGCACTGTGCCTTtag CTTCAAGACCAAAGGCAATCTCACGAAACACATGAAGTCGAAAGCACATTACAAAAAATGTGTCGAGCTTGGAATCGCCCCGGTACCAACTACGGTTTGCGACGAGAACATCGACAAAGAAGCTATCGCGCGATTGGCCGTAGGTGGAAACGCCGAAGAGTCTAGTtcggaggaggaagagagcgAAGGTGAAGGAGAGGAGAGCGAAGAATCTGGGAGCGAGGAGCACGAAGCAGCGCAAAGCTTGCTCAGTCTGTCGCAACGTAACACCAACAGATTACCAGGATTATTGCCTTCGGGTCGACCAACGACATATCCTTATACCTTGACTTTTCCATCGAGCTCCGTTACAACGAATATCATATCAACCGTCTCCAGCACTTTGTGCAGCAGCGATCACGGTACGACCGATCAGGATACTAGCCTCATTCAGAGCGAACACTcgcatcgttattatttcccTTCGAAATGGACAGCCGCGGATGAGTTGAGAAGTAGCGTTATACAATTATCCAAGAAGGAAGATTCGGATATCGAGGTAGAAGAGATAACCGATTCGGATTCGCGTCAACAGATATCCCAACCGATGGATCTTACGACTAAGCAAACTACGCAACAACCGGTACGATCATCCCCGGTACCCCAAAGAGCAATGCCCGCTGACATCTTGACACCGGTGTCGGAGCCAGTTCTACTACAAACGATAGTGCAGACGATGGAACGATTACCTATACAAGGAAGAGAATGGAAACCTAATGCAGAGGGACGTATGCTTCAGGCGTACCTTACCGAGAGACACGTCATGGAcagtaaaataaaacaacaataTCGCGTGGGAAATTCGAAAATTGACAGAACGATGGGAGGAGACAGAGACGTTTATCCTAAATATCAAGACGCCGGGAGATCGAGAAATCCGGAGAACAGTGACGTTCCTACGGTAACGTATACGGATCCAACAGAACGGAAGATGCAACAGAACGTGATAGAATCGAAGATCAAGCACGCTACCAAGCAGCAATCGTCGGACGACATTAAAATGGAGATTCGAGAAAAGATTTATCAGAACAACGTGgcgatggaaagaaaagtctATAATTTCGAATCGATTCACAAGGACAAAGAACAGCACGCGGTTCGTGATATTCACGACAACAACTCCAGAACCAATATCGAATACGGCATCGTAATGAATAAGAATACCAATCCGATCGAAAGAACAAATTATCCCGTGGATATGCCGTCTCGCAGTACACCCGGTATAGATCGTCATTCACCGAAAAACTTCCATTCGGACGCGAACAACCGACTCGTTTCTATCCAATACGGTAACAACGAGCCACCCGACAGAACGTCCATACTTAAGACGATGAACGTGCCGAATCAAGATGTTAGGCCGGCCAATCAAGAAATGCGGATACCTTCGGATATCAGAATGCAAAGTCAAAGTCCACGAAACATAGACCTTCGGCCACCTAGCAGAGAACTGAGAATGCCCAATCAGGATTACCGTACGCAAGCTCAAGAGTTACGTTTAGCCACTCAAGATTACAAATTACGTGGTCCGGATATGCAGACGCTTGGCGCGGAATTTAAACAGATACCAACGGACGTACGTTTGAGTCAAGAGATCGTGTCACCAGGAAACATCGAGGCGAGACAAGTTATCCCGGATAACAGACCACCCAGTAGAGACATGCGTATGCCAGAATACAGATCGGAGTACAGATCTCAACCGCAAGAAACGAGACgtcatttcgaaataatacaaTCATCTACGCGCGAGTCCCCGAAGTTGCAGGATGTACCGAGACCGCAAAACATAGATATCAAAAATGTAGATCGATCCGATATCAAACATAATGCAGAAATGACGAAACAGACTATAGTGGAGAGTATTAAACACACGGTAGCTCGAAAAGTGGTCGTCGGTGGTCCGGATTTCAGGTCGCCATCTCCAACGGTAGGAAGTGCTAAACCTCAAGCCGAGTTCCTACAGCCATCGACTGGACCAGCACCGAATTACGTGAG CGTAACGGAAGACGGCCGAAGTGTATGCGGGATTTGTAACAAGGTGTTCAGCAAGCCTAGTCAGTTACGATTGCATatcaatattcattatttcgaAAGACCGTTTCGATGCGAGAGTTGCGCGGTCTCCTTCAGGACGAAGGGCCACTTGACGAAACACGAAAGATCGGTCTCGCATCACAATAAG GTCAGTATGACGTCTACCTTTGGAGCTGCCACTACTAGCAATCCTAGACCCTTCAAATGTACGGATTGCAAAATCGCCTTCAGAATACACGGTCATTTGGCTAAGCACTTGCGTAGCAAAATGCATATTATGAAATTGGAATGTTTGGGTAAATTACCATTTGGTACGTATGCCGAAATGGAAAGATCTGGTATCAATCTAAACGATATCGACACCACGGACTGTGATAATAGTCTTACTAGTCTTCAG ATTTTGGCACAAAGACTTTGCGAAAAGGATCCCAATAAAATGGGTCAGTGGGATACGGAGGTAGTTCAAAGTCAACCTATCAGCGGTGGTGAAACGTCTTCCGACGAAGGTGAACCCATATCTCAACACCCGATGTATTCGTTTCCCGTGAAAGTGACAACGGATGCAGAAATGTCTCGACCATATCATGTGCCAATAGCTACTGAAGATCCTAAATCTATGGTGGACGTTCATCATATTAATTCGCAATTCAATCAACAGAAACGGGAATATGGTATGAAGGAAAACGCAAACCAATCGACAGTTTCGCCAGAAAATAGTTTACAATCATATAAGTGCCAAGTCTGTCCAGTGTCTATGCGTAATGTAAATGAATTGCAAGTGCACTGTTTTGTTGAACATAATATTGAAACGGAGTCTAGTACAAATATTCACGGGGATAGAAGTGCGAATAAATgtagggaaaaagagaatactCAGAAGAAAATTCCTGCGGAGGAACGTGTTGTTAGAGAAGATCACAATCGACAAAAGATAGGAGATACATAG